A genomic window from Bacteroidota bacterium includes:
- a CDS encoding DUF493 family protein produces MSGKASQENKQWWARFQQLLDDGIEWPSPYVFKFIVPRDNLSEVEQLFHNFPISVRESSKGNYASVTAKFVVHSSDEVIAMYTSAAKIEGIILL; encoded by the coding sequence ATGAGTGGTAAGGCTTCGCAGGAGAATAAACAGTGGTGGGCCCGGTTTCAGCAATTGCTCGACGACGGGATTGAATGGCCCAGCCCTTACGTTTTTAAGTTTATTGTGCCGCGTGATAACCTTTCAGAAGTTGAGCAACTGTTTCACAATTTTCCGATTTCCGTACGTGAATCGAGCAAAGGGAATTATGCCAGTGTGACAGCCAAATTTGTAGTGCACTCGAGTGACGAGGTCATTGCAATGTATACGTCGGCTGCAAAAATAGAGGGCATTATTCTGCTTTGA